In bacterium, the DNA window CCTGGATATGGCCACCTTTGTGGAAGCCTACAAGATGAATGCAGGGTACTCTGTACTGGCGGATATGAAGATCGGAAAGATGCTGGCGGGCGACTATTCTCCTCACTTTTCCCTCAAACATATGGATAAGGATGTTCGTATTGCCCTGGAACGGGCGGATGAACTCCAGGCCGCCTGCCCGTTGACTGAGCGGCTCAAGGGGCTCTTTTCAGAGGCGATGAACGCCGGCTGGGGTGAGGAAGACTTTGCCGTGCTCTACCGTCTGATTTCTGAAAAATCAAAATAAAAGACCCTGCCAGTCTGGCCTGCGGCTCCCGAACGGGATTGTGGTTTCAGGACGATTTTAGTAATGGTTTCAAAATACCGGTCGCGGTCAGCGGCAACACGTTCCGCAAGTTTGCCGATGAGCAGGGGGGGAAGGCGGATTCCATCCATAGTAGTTTCGGGGATTCCGTCAAGGGGGGCATCTTCGACGTGGAAGATCTTGCGATGAGGCAGATCCGGTTCGATAACGGAGCCGTTCTCCAGATTGAATTCAGTTGGGCCTCCAACATCAAGGAGGAGAACCGCTTTGTTGAACTTCGCGGCACCAAGGCCGGTCTGACCTGGCGCGACGGCAACTTCGTGGAGATCCATTCCGAGGAGGATGGACAGCTTGTGGATATCAAGCCGGCCTCCAAATTGCAGGATGAAGGGCATTCCCGCAACCTCCGTCACTTTGTTGATGTTCTGCTGGAACGGGCCACACCGTGCTTCAAACCGCAACAGGGCGTTGACATGATCAAGATTCTGGCGGCGTTGTATAAGTCGGCCAGGACAGGGGCCTCTGGTTCCAGGATCTTGCGGACCCGATCGTCATCGGTGGGGATCGAGAACCCCACGGATACCCCCAGACAGGTTCGCAGGATATCGATATCCCTCGTTACAAGGGGTGATACCATGAGGATGACATCCTGTCCGCCGTACATGACAAATTGTCGTTCGGTGGCATCCTCAAATCCTATATTGTTAACGATTTCCTTACAGAATCGTTCATTACAAGGGGACTCCCTCTTGTTGGTACGGACTGTGCTTAAAGGAATTACCGTCAACTGAAATGGTTGGCCGAAAGGAGGATGATGGTTTTACGTAGATCCCAAGGATACAGAAAAATCGAAATCCAAGCTTTAAGGAGGTGTCGGCGTGCATCCTGGAGATGGCTGGGGTGACGCACTGGATATAGAGCTGCAAAGTGAATGAATTCTTGTAAGCAGCCTGACGGGACGTCCGAGGAGGCCGTCCCGTCAGTTATTGTTGATGTCGCCGTTTGTGATTTAAGGAACAATTCACACGATCTCATTAGGTGGGCCTCTTAAAATTCGCCCGTTATAAGGGAAAAGCCCGACCTCCCAAGGGGAAGCCGGGCTTATGGTTCTGACTATCGGTTACGCCGCTCTCTTTACCGCCCAGTCTGAGGCGCCAGGGGCGAACAACCGGCTCAACCACCGCCACGACTGGCGGCGTGACAGGCATCTCCTCCACCGGTTCAACAGGTGCCACGACCGGCTCATCCCTCAACAACTCAACAACCGACAACCCAGCAACTCCCCCCTCCCCCTTTCCCGGCCATTGACATCCACGTCGAGCAAGTGGGGCGCACCGTTGAACAACTGCTCTGGCGCATCGACCATCCCCGCGATCCGCGGGTGACTGTGGCGCTGGAGCCGACGCTGGTTTCGAGTGACGGGGTGTAAGATGATCCGCTACATCCCATGAAGGCCGGCTTCACGGGCGGATAATGTCACCGTTCCACAGCATGCGGAGGAACTCGGCCGACGGCAGCACGAGCACGTCATCAAGCAGCGCCCGGCGCTCGCCCAGGTAAACACCATAAGTCTTCACCGGCGTCGGCGTGAGTTCTCCTCGCAATCGGTGCAGCCCCCCGGAAAACCGCTTTTGCCACTGCATGGCCGCCTTCATCTCGATGGCGACATAGCCTTCGCGTGTTTCACATAACAGGTCGACTTCCGCGCCATCGTGACTGCGCCAGAAATGGAGATGATAGCGAAGTTTTGAATAGCCCAGAAACGAACGGATCTCATGGAAGAGGTAGGTTTCCAGCAGGGGGCCGGTCTCTTCCTGCGATGGGGGGTATGGCAAACGGCCCGAAAGCGCGCGCGTGACTCCCGTGTCGAACAAGTAGAATTTGGGATGGGCAACCTGCTTCGTTGCGCGCTTGAGTTTCCAGGGTTCAACCCAATACCCGAGCAACGTGTCGGAGATGATTTCAAAGTAATTCTGAACGGTCGAACGGGCAACCCCCGCCTCGCGGGAAATATTGCTTAAGTTGGTGACCTGCGCGTTCTGTCGGGCGGCGATTTCCAGGAACCGCGAAAACGACGCCACGTTTCGGGTCACGGCTTCGGCCCGGATTTCCTCGTTGAGATAGGTATGTGCGTAGGTCGTGAGAAACCCGATGGGATCGGTACCGGTCACCGCCAGCGGAAGCGTGCCGGTTGCGAGGGCCGCTTGCAAATCGAAATTCGGGCCGATTTCGGCCGAGACGAGCGGGAACATGCGAGCCTCGATGGCGCGTCCGGCCAACAGGTTTACGCCGGAACGTTTGAGTTTTCGCGCGCTGGAACCGCACAGGATGAAACGCAACCCGCAACTCTCGATCAATCGTTGAACTTCGTCCAGAAGCGCCGGCACTTTCTGAACTTCGTCGAGTACAACCCATCCCCCTGCGGGTACCGTTCTCAACTCATTGAATAATCTGCTTGGCTCACGTTCAAGACGCAGCGCTTCCCTTGTGTCGAGCAGGTCATAGCGTGTGGCCTCATGGAAATGCTGAGCGATCCAAGTTGATTTTCCTGTTCCTCTTGGCCCCAGTAAAAGAGTGGACGTGTCCGGCTTTCTCAGTAATCTTGAATACATAGGTGTAAATAATGCGGCAATTTTTACATGTATGCAATCAAAAACGACTTACGGGGCAGGTGCCTGTCCCTTAATGCCCATGAAATAAAGCTATGCAGAGTATATGGACGGAGAATTAAATAGGCAGTAGGATATCTCCAACTTATGAAAAGCACCATTAACAGCAAGGCGGTCGCGGAGTTGGCCAAGGTGTCGTTGGCCACGGTTTCCCGCGTGATTCATGATAGCCCCTTTATCAGTGCGGAGACCAAGCGCACGGTTCGTGGAGCGATGCAGACCTTGGGATATCAGCCGGCGGCGCCGGGTCGGCGTCAACGGCGTACCCGCAGTGCCCGGCGCACCAACCGGATCGCGCTGGTGGTGGCCGGACTTCCCCGGGCGGCCATGAATGCGCCGGTTTATCTCGACGTCTTGCATGGGGTTGAGGCGGCGGTGCGCGAGAGCGGTAAAGCGCTCATGCTGCTCCATCTGTCGTCGGAGGCGGCCAGTCCGGCGGAGTTGTCCTCGCAGAAGGTCGATGGGGTGGTGCTGTTCGGGTCCACGCAGGATGAACGCCTGATTCGCCGTTTGCAGGGAACTCCCTGCGTTCAGGTCATGGGGAAGATCGAGCCCCGCGCGTTGTGGGATCACGTCTCCTATGACAACGGGAGCCTGGGCCGGATTGCCGCGGATTATCTCCTCGGGCGCGGGCATCGGCATGCCGCCTTCATTTCGAGCACGCGGCAGCCGTTTTTCATCGAGCGCGGCGAGGTGTTCCAGCGCGCCATGGCGGCGGGCGGCGGAACCTGCCTGGAGTTCGAGGATCCGGCGTTGCTCGATACGTCCGAAGAGCTCTTGCAGGCGAATCCCGAACGGATGCGGATGCTGGTGGACCGGCTGCTTGCCGGGAATCCCCGGCCGACCGGCGTCTTCCTGGCGGCCGACACGCTGGCACCGGGGTTCTATGCCGAGTGGCAGCGGCGCGGCGTGAAAGCCGGCGAAGATCTGGATGTGATCGGGTGTAACAACGAACGAATCCTGTTGGCCCATCTGAGCCCGCGGCCAGCCACGATTGACATCCACGCCGAGCAAGTGGGGCGCAAAGCCGTGGAGCGTTTGCTCTGGCGCCTCGACCATCCCCGCGAGCCGCGCATGACCGTG includes these proteins:
- a CDS encoding Gfo/Idh/MocA family oxidoreductase, which codes for MRQIRFDNGAVLQIEFSWASNIKEENRFVELRGTKAGLTWRDGNFVEIHSEEDGQLVDIKPASKLQDEGHSRNLRHFVDVLLERATPCFKPQQGVDMIKILAALYKSARTGASGSRILRTRSSSVGIENPTDTPRQVRRISISLVTRGDTMRMTSCPPYMTNCRSVASSNPILLTISLQNRSLQGDSLLLVRTVLKGITVN
- a CDS encoding AAA family ATPase, translated to MYSRLLRKPDTSTLLLGPRGTGKSTWIAQHFHEATRYDLLDTREALRLEREPSRLFNELRTVPAGGWVVLDEVQKVPALLDEVQRLIESCGLRFILCGSSARKLKRSGVNLLAGRAIEARMFPLVSAEIGPNFDLQAALATGTLPLAVTGTDPIGFLTTYAHTYLNEEIRAEAVTRNVASFSRFLEIAARQNAQVTNLSNISREAGVARSTVQNYFEIISDTLLGYWVEPWKLKRATKQVAHPKFYLFDTGVTRALSGRLPYPPSQEETGPLLETYLFHEIRSFLGYSKLRYHLHFWRSHDGAEVDLLCETREGYVAIEMKAAMQWQKRFSGGLHRLRGELTPTPVKTYGVYLGERRALLDDVLVLPSAEFLRMLWNGDIIRP
- a CDS encoding LacI family DNA-binding transcriptional regulator, whose translation is MKSTINSKAVAELAKVSLATVSRVIHDSPFISAETKRTVRGAMQTLGYQPAAPGRRQRRTRSARRTNRIALVVAGLPRAAMNAPVYLDVLHGVEAAVRESGKALMLLHLSSEAASPAELSSQKVDGVVLFGSTQDERLIRRLQGTPCVQVMGKIEPRALWDHVSYDNGSLGRIAADYLLGRGHRHAAFISSTRQPFFIERGEVFQRAMAAGGGTCLEFEDPALLDTSEELLQANPERMRMLVDRLLAGNPRPTGVFLAADTLAPGFYAEWQRRGVKAGEDLDVIGCNNERILLAHLSPRPATIDIHAEQVGRKAVERLLWRLDHPREPRMTVALEPMLVPSDGVR